In a genomic window of Roseiflexus castenholzii DSM 13941:
- a CDS encoding tetratricopeptide repeat protein: MKQRTGRCVACIALVIVLAACSEPLVEPRAPRTPTAVIDRYNAIVATAEAGDDLLMRARAYYDRGNIWFEQQNYIEAIADYDRALALDPSMSRAFHNRGLAYALLKEYDAALRDYAQAIHLDPAYRRAYENRVRLLEELTASTPDETLLQQLADDYGSLARLIPEAEAPYRYRQGLILVRLNDRTAAREAFDAAIRARPQHVDALYERALLHYAVGDLNAALADLDTALRLSPRAANAYYARGLIRHTQGDPRSAIADFGQALLLRPDYPEALIARAATYAEQGNITAARADLKRLDELQLDPALQPAREALRIRINAP, translated from the coding sequence ATGAAACAGCGGACAGGACGCTGTGTGGCATGCATCGCGTTGGTGATAGTCCTCGCAGCGTGTTCCGAACCACTGGTCGAACCGCGCGCGCCGCGCACGCCGACGGCGGTGATCGACCGCTACAACGCAATCGTGGCGACCGCCGAGGCGGGCGATGATCTGCTGATGCGCGCCAGAGCCTACTACGACCGAGGAAATATCTGGTTTGAGCAGCAGAACTACATCGAAGCCATCGCCGACTACGACCGGGCGCTTGCGCTCGACCCCTCGATGTCGCGCGCCTTTCACAACCGGGGGCTGGCATATGCGCTGTTGAAAGAATATGATGCCGCACTGCGCGATTATGCCCAGGCGATCCATCTCGACCCAGCCTACCGTCGCGCCTACGAGAATCGGGTGCGGTTGCTGGAGGAACTCACTGCGAGTACGCCGGACGAAACATTACTCCAGCAACTCGCCGACGATTACGGCAGCCTGGCGCGACTGATCCCGGAAGCCGAGGCGCCCTATCGGTATCGGCAAGGGCTGATCCTGGTGCGGCTGAACGACCGCACTGCGGCGCGCGAGGCGTTCGACGCTGCTATTCGCGCCCGACCGCAGCATGTCGATGCGCTCTACGAACGCGCGCTGCTGCACTACGCTGTCGGTGATCTCAACGCAGCCCTCGCCGACCTCGATACCGCGCTGCGCCTGAGTCCGCGCGCCGCCAACGCCTATTACGCGCGTGGCTTGATCCGCCATACGCAGGGTGATCCCCGCAGCGCCATCGCCGATTTCGGGCAGGCGCTGCTGCTTCGGCCAGACTACCCCGAAGCGCTGATCGCCCGCGCGGCGACCTACGCGGAGCAGGGAAACATCACTGCTGCGCGAGCGGACCTTAAGCGTCTCGACGAACTACAACTCGATCCGGCGCTCCAGCCGGCGCGCGAGGCGCTGCGCATTCGCATCAATGCGCCTTAA
- a CDS encoding citrate synthase: MTKNTLTITDNRTGKTYEIPIEHDAIRATDLRQIKVNPDDFGLMSYDPAFMNTAACVSRITYIDGDKGILEYRGYPIEQLAEQSSYLEVAYLLLYGELPSKERLAWWEYRISRHLFLHNSLVELIQAFRYDAHPMGILISSVAAMSTLYPEAKNIHDPAVREKQIWRIIGQIPTIAAFAYRHRIGRPFNLPDSSLSYTANLLYMMDYMNQRDYEVNPVLAKALDVLFILHADHEQNCSTSVMRSVGSSHADPYSALSAAAAALYGPLHGGANEAVLRMLQQIGHPKNVPAFIERVKKGETRLMGFGHRVYKNYDPRAKIIRQIAHEVFAATAANPLLDIAMELERVALEDEYFISRKLYPNVDFYSGLIYQALRFPIEYFPFLFAIPRASGWLAQWLEMLDDPEQKITRPRQIYLGHARRDYVPVDQR, encoded by the coding sequence ATGACAAAAAACACCCTGACCATTACCGACAACCGGACGGGGAAGACCTACGAGATTCCTATCGAGCACGACGCCATCCGCGCCACCGATCTGCGTCAAATCAAGGTGAATCCGGACGATTTCGGGCTGATGTCCTACGACCCGGCGTTCATGAATACCGCCGCGTGCGTCAGCCGGATCACGTACATCGATGGCGACAAGGGCATTTTGGAGTATCGTGGCTATCCTATCGAGCAGCTGGCTGAGCAGAGCTCCTACCTGGAAGTCGCGTATCTGTTGCTGTACGGCGAGTTGCCGTCGAAAGAGCGGTTGGCATGGTGGGAGTATCGCATCAGTCGCCACCTGTTCCTCCATAACAGCCTGGTCGAACTGATCCAGGCGTTCCGTTACGATGCGCACCCTATGGGTATTCTGATCAGCTCGGTCGCCGCGATGTCCACGCTCTATCCTGAGGCGAAAAATATCCACGACCCGGCTGTGCGTGAGAAGCAGATCTGGCGCATTATTGGGCAGATTCCGACCATCGCCGCTTTTGCCTACCGCCACCGCATCGGGCGGCCCTTCAACCTGCCCGACAGCTCGCTCAGCTACACTGCCAATCTGCTCTACATGATGGACTACATGAATCAGCGGGATTATGAGGTCAATCCGGTGCTGGCGAAGGCGCTCGATGTGCTCTTCATTCTGCACGCCGACCATGAGCAGAACTGTTCCACCTCGGTGATGCGCAGCGTTGGTTCGAGCCACGCCGACCCTTACAGCGCGTTGTCGGCGGCGGCGGCGGCGCTGTACGGTCCGCTTCACGGCGGTGCGAACGAGGCGGTGTTGCGCATGCTGCAACAGATCGGGCATCCCAAGAATGTGCCGGCGTTTATCGAGCGAGTGAAGAAGGGTGAGACGCGCCTGATGGGGTTCGGGCATCGGGTGTACAAGAACTACGATCCGCGCGCCAAGATCATCCGCCAGATCGCCCACGAGGTGTTTGCGGCAACGGCGGCGAATCCGCTTCTCGATATTGCCATGGAACTCGAGCGCGTGGCGCTGGAGGACGAGTATTTTATCTCACGGAAACTGTACCCGAATGTGGATTTCTACAGCGGGCTGATCTATCAGGCGTTGCGTTTCCCGATCGAGTACTTCCCGTTCCTGTTCGCTATTCCACGCGCGTCGGGATGGCTGGCGCAGTGGCTCGAAATGCTCGACGATCCGGAGCAGAAGATTACGCGCCCACGCCAGATTTATTTGGGGCATGCGCGGCGCGATTATGTGCCGGTCGATCAGCGATAG
- a CDS encoding acyl-CoA dehydrogenase yields MDFALSEQHEMLRQTVRAFAEQEARPTAAARDEAMEFPVDLVKKMGQLGLMGVAVSEQYGGAGLDYVSYAIVIEELSRVDASLGVIASVNNSLVCYGIETFGTEDQKRELLTPLAEGRMLGAFSLSEPGAGSDAAAQKTTAARDGDYYVINGIKNWVTNGDYADTIILMAMTDPGKGHRGITAFLVDPREPGCSIVKVEHKLGIRSAHSCQMAYDNYRLPAWRRLGEEGQGFKIAMTILNAGRIGIAAQAVGIAQGAYEAALEYAKIREQFGKPIIENQAIGFTLADMATRIKAARLLTYEAAWRKDQHLDFVSAASMAKLYASETAMWTATKAVQVFGSNGYSKEYPVERYFRDAKITEIYEGTSEIQRLVIAREIAR; encoded by the coding sequence ATGGATTTCGCTCTCAGTGAGCAGCATGAGATGTTACGCCAGACGGTGCGCGCATTCGCCGAGCAGGAGGCGCGCCCCACCGCAGCGGCGCGTGATGAGGCGATGGAGTTTCCGGTTGATCTGGTGAAGAAAATGGGGCAGCTTGGCTTGATGGGTGTGGCAGTGAGCGAGCAGTATGGCGGCGCCGGGCTTGATTATGTATCGTATGCGATTGTGATCGAAGAATTGTCGCGGGTGGATGCCTCACTCGGCGTCATTGCATCGGTCAACAACTCTCTTGTGTGTTATGGCATTGAAACCTTCGGGACGGAAGACCAGAAACGCGAATTGCTGACACCGCTCGCCGAAGGACGGATGCTTGGCGCCTTCTCGCTCTCTGAACCCGGCGCCGGTTCGGATGCCGCTGCGCAGAAAACGACGGCAGCGCGCGATGGCGACTACTATGTGATTAATGGCATCAAAAACTGGGTGACGAATGGCGATTACGCCGACACGATCATTCTGATGGCCATGACCGATCCTGGCAAAGGTCATCGGGGAATCACAGCCTTCCTGGTCGATCCGCGCGAGCCGGGGTGCAGCATCGTGAAGGTCGAACACAAACTGGGCATCCGCAGCGCACACTCCTGCCAGATGGCGTATGATAATTATCGTCTGCCGGCGTGGCGACGGCTTGGCGAGGAGGGGCAGGGGTTCAAAATCGCTATGACCATCTTGAATGCCGGGCGGATCGGAATTGCGGCGCAGGCGGTCGGCATTGCGCAGGGCGCTTACGAAGCGGCGCTCGAATACGCCAAAATCCGTGAACAGTTTGGCAAGCCGATCATCGAAAATCAGGCAATCGGATTTACGCTGGCGGATATGGCGACGCGCATCAAGGCGGCGCGCCTGCTGACGTATGAAGCCGCCTGGCGCAAGGATCAGCATCTCGACTTCGTCAGCGCCGCGTCGATGGCGAAACTGTACGCTTCCGAAACCGCGATGTGGACGGCGACCAAGGCGGTGCAAGTGTTTGGCTCGAACGGCTACTCGAAGGAGTATCCGGTCGAACGCTACTTCCGCGACGCCAAAATCACCGAGATTTACGAAGGCACGAGCGAAATCCAGCGCCTGGTCATTGCCCGCGAGATTGCACGGTAG